One segment of Candidatus Thioglobus sp. DNA contains the following:
- a CDS encoding phosphoribulokinase: protein MSKKHPVVVVTGSSGAGTTFVKRAFEYIFLREKINSLVVEGDSFHAYDRVAMKANVKKEEASGNNFFSHFGPDANLFDKIEETFKDYGKTGQCDRRYYLHSDEEASEHNERLNTDLSPGEFTPWEKVGSGTDILFYEGLHGAVVTDDIDMAQYADLKIGVVPSVNLEWIQKIHRDNAERGYSAEETVDTIMRRMPDYINYITPQFSKTDINFQRVATVDTSNPFIARDIPTPDESFVVIRFKDLEKTPVDFTYLCSMINGSFMSRRNTIVVPGGKMSLAMDIILYPIIKQMIEDK, encoded by the coding sequence ATGTCTAAAAAACATCCAGTTGTTGTTGTAACCGGGTCATCTGGTGCTGGAACAACATTCGTAAAACGTGCATTTGAGTACATTTTTTTACGTGAAAAAATAAATTCATTAGTTGTTGAGGGTGATAGTTTTCACGCATATGATCGAGTTGCCATGAAAGCAAATGTTAAGAAAGAAGAGGCGTCAGGAAATAATTTCTTTTCACATTTCGGCCCAGATGCTAATTTATTTGACAAAATTGAAGAAACATTTAAAGATTACGGTAAGACTGGACAGTGTGATCGTCGTTATTACTTGCATTCTGATGAAGAAGCTAGTGAGCACAATGAACGCTTAAACACTGACTTAAGCCCAGGTGAGTTTACACCGTGGGAAAAAGTCGGATCAGGCACAGATATACTTTTCTATGAAGGTCTTCATGGTGCAGTTGTTACCGATGATATTGATATGGCGCAATATGCTGACTTAAAAATTGGCGTAGTTCCGAGTGTTAATCTTGAATGGATTCAAAAAATTCATCGAGATAATGCGGAGAGAGGCTATTCAGCAGAAGAGACAGTTGATACCATCATGCGAAGAATGCCAGACTATATTAATTATATTACACCGCAGTTTTCAAAAACAGATATTAACTTTCAGCGTGTTGCTACAGTTGATACTTCTAATCCATTTATCGCTCGTGATATTCCCACCCCGGATGAAAGTTTTGTAGTGATTCGGTTTAAAGATCTAGAAAAAACCCCGGTTGATTTTACTTATTTATGCAGTATGATTAACGGCTCTTTTATGTCCAGACGCAATACTATTGTAGTTCCAGGCGGCAAAATGAGTTTAGCAATGGATATTATTTTGTATCCAATTATTAAGCAGATGATCGAAGATAAATAA
- the leuS gene encoding leucine--tRNA ligase codes for MSPEYNPLEIESQAQQYWKKHKSFEVVEDASKEKYYCLSMFPYPSGRLHMGHVRNYSIGDVISRFQKMQGKNVMQPIGWDAFGLPAENAAIKNKVPPAKWTYENIDYMRDQLTQLGFGYDWSREIATCHPKYYKWEQWLFVQLFKKGLVYKKNAVVNWDPVDQTVLANEQVINGRGWRSDALIEKKEISQWFMRITDYADELLDSLDKLDGWPEAVKTMQRNWIGKSTGLEISFNRQGGESLKIYTTRPDTLMGVTYLAIASEHPLALQAGKSNTEVQKFIEECRTMETSEAAMETMEKRGANSGLTCTHPITGEEVPIWIANFVLMGYGTGAVMSVPAHDQRDFEFAQKYAIPMLEVVKPEEGSHDTSESAFTNKGVLCNSGEFNGLNFEQAFEAITNKLQLKNLGEKQDNYRLRDWGISRQRYWGCPIPIINCAKCGSVAVPEKHLPIVLPEKVAFDGVGSPIKKMPEFYETICPACGGKAERETDTFDTFFESSWYFARYACADNDEAMLDKRADYWLEVDQYIGGIEHAILHLLYARFFSKLLRDEGLIKHDEPFKNLLTQGMVLKDGAKMSKSKGNTVDPAQMIEKYGADTVRLFILFAAPPTQDLEWSDSGLEGSYRFVNKVYRLAQSYFTDSKYHATESLDANTLNKEQKQIRQKIYQTLAKITDDIKRRNSFNTAIASMMELTNALSKFKQTDGQSMSIRLESLDIILRALSPITPHLCHYLWHQLGHQTAIINESWPEVDNKALEQDEVQIIVQVNGKLRAKLMLNVDTQKEQLEVRALADENVIKFTSGKTIVKVIVVPNKLVNIVVK; via the coding sequence ATGAGCCCAGAATACAACCCCTTAGAAATCGAATCTCAAGCCCAACAATATTGGAAAAAACACAAATCGTTTGAAGTTGTTGAAGACGCTTCAAAAGAAAAATATTACTGTTTAAGCATGTTTCCTTATCCATCAGGACGCCTACATATGGGTCATGTGCGTAATTATTCAATTGGCGATGTTATCTCTCGATTTCAAAAAATGCAGGGTAAAAATGTCATGCAGCCAATTGGCTGGGATGCGTTTGGATTGCCCGCTGAAAATGCGGCGATAAAAAATAAAGTACCGCCAGCAAAATGGACCTATGAGAACATAGATTACATGCGAGACCAGCTAACCCAATTAGGCTTCGGCTATGACTGGTCACGTGAGATAGCCACTTGTCATCCAAAATATTATAAATGGGAACAGTGGTTGTTTGTTCAGCTGTTTAAAAAAGGCTTAGTGTACAAAAAAAATGCTGTTGTTAACTGGGATCCAGTTGATCAAACTGTTCTAGCTAATGAGCAAGTTATCAATGGTCGAGGTTGGCGCTCGGACGCCCTTATCGAGAAAAAAGAAATTTCTCAATGGTTTATGCGCATAACTGACTATGCTGATGAACTGCTCGACTCACTAGATAAGCTTGATGGTTGGCCCGAGGCAGTTAAAACCATGCAAAGGAACTGGATTGGAAAATCAACTGGCTTAGAAATTAGCTTTAACAGGCAAGGCGGTGAGTCACTAAAAATCTACACAACTCGGCCTGATACTTTGATGGGGGTCACTTATTTAGCCATTGCAAGTGAACATCCTTTGGCATTGCAAGCGGGCAAAAGCAATACAGAAGTTCAAAAATTTATTGAAGAGTGTCGCACCATGGAAACTTCTGAAGCAGCCATGGAAACTATGGAAAAGAGAGGCGCAAACTCCGGACTTACGTGTACACACCCTATAACGGGCGAAGAGGTGCCAATCTGGATTGCCAACTTTGTTTTAATGGGGTATGGAACCGGCGCCGTAATGAGTGTGCCGGCTCATGACCAACGAGACTTTGAATTTGCACAGAAATATGCCATCCCAATGCTTGAGGTTGTTAAGCCCGAAGAGGGCAGCCATGACACTTCTGAAAGTGCTTTTACCAATAAAGGTGTTTTATGCAACTCTGGTGAATTTAACGGTCTTAATTTCGAACAAGCTTTTGAAGCAATTACTAACAAGCTTCAATTAAAAAACTTAGGTGAAAAACAAGATAACTACCGATTACGTGATTGGGGTATATCTCGTCAACGCTATTGGGGCTGCCCTATTCCGATTATTAATTGTGCCAAGTGTGGCTCAGTTGCTGTGCCTGAAAAACACCTGCCTATCGTATTACCTGAAAAAGTTGCTTTTGATGGGGTTGGCTCTCCAATCAAAAAAATGCCTGAATTCTACGAAACAATTTGCCCAGCTTGTGGTGGTAAGGCAGAACGAGAGACAGATACATTTGATACATTTTTTGAGTCGTCATGGTATTTCGCAAGATATGCGTGTGCAGATAATGATGAGGCGATGCTAGATAAACGCGCAGATTATTGGCTTGAAGTAGATCAATACATTGGTGGCATTGAGCATGCAATCTTACATCTTTTATATGCAAGGTTTTTCAGCAAACTTTTGCGTGATGAAGGCTTAATTAAGCATGATGAACCTTTTAAAAATCTATTAACCCAAGGTATGGTGCTTAAAGATGGCGCTAAAATGAGTAAATCCAAAGGTAATACAGTTGATCCTGCTCAAATGATTGAAAAATATGGTGCAGATACTGTACGCTTATTCATTTTATTTGCCGCACCTCCTACGCAAGATCTAGAATGGAGTGATTCTGGATTAGAGGGTTCATATAGATTTGTTAATAAAGTTTATCGACTGGCGCAAAGCTATTTCACTGACAGTAAGTATCATGCTACTGAGAGTCTGGATGCAAATACTCTTAACAAGGAACAGAAACAAATTCGCCAAAAAATATATCAAACTTTAGCAAAGATAACTGATGACATTAAACGCAGAAACTCTTTTAATACTGCTATTGCATCAATGATGGAGCTAACTAATGCGCTTAGCAAATTTAAGCAAACTGATGGGCAATCAATGTCAATACGCCTGGAGTCGTTAGACATTATCTTACGCGCATTAAGCCCAATAACACCGCATTTATGCCATTATCTATGGCATCAACTTGGTCATCAAACCGCTATTATCAATGAGTCTTGGCCAGAGGTTGATAATAAGGCTTTAGAGCAAGATGAGGTTCAAATAATTGTCCAAGTTAATGGTAAATTACGTGCAAAACTTATGCTTAATGTAGATACGCAAAAAGAGCAACTAGAGGTTCGTGCGTTAGCAGATGAAAATGTCATCAAATTTACCAGTGGCAAGACAATAGTCAAAGTAATTGTTGTGCCAAACAAGCTTGTTAATATCGTCGTTAAATAG
- a CDS encoding dihydroorotate dehydrogenase, with the protein MHNNLKTQFCGLELDSPIVLLSGCVGFGEEYTRIEGFSNTDVGAICLKGTTLEPRLGNIPSRITETPEGMINAIGLQNPGTDIVINEIMPKLDKKETRFIINISGSSIEEYGEIAKRFDDSDIDAIEINISCPNVKEGGVAFGNDPDMSYRVVEICRKNTTKPLVTKLSPNQTNIALSAQRCIDAGTDGLAVINTLMGMSIDTKTRRPVIGNNQGGLSGPAIKPVALLKVHQVYQVSKKYNIPIIGQGGIMTANDAIEFIIAGASTVGIGTALFYDPLACPKINDGISQYLIDHQLNSIDELIGTLELNSAVSQCDIDSK; encoded by the coding sequence ATGCATAATAACTTAAAAACTCAGTTCTGCGGTCTAGAGCTAGACTCTCCAATCGTTCTACTATCTGGTTGCGTTGGCTTTGGTGAAGAGTACACGCGAATTGAAGGGTTTTCCAATACAGATGTAGGCGCTATTTGCCTGAAAGGAACAACTTTAGAGCCTAGGCTTGGTAATATTCCTAGTCGTATTACTGAAACGCCAGAGGGTATGATAAATGCCATTGGTCTGCAAAATCCAGGCACTGATATCGTAATTAATGAAATCATGCCAAAACTAGATAAAAAAGAAACGCGTTTTATCATTAATATTTCAGGCTCTTCTATTGAGGAGTATGGAGAAATCGCCAAACGTTTTGATGATTCTGACATTGATGCTATTGAAATCAATATCTCTTGCCCTAACGTAAAAGAAGGTGGAGTTGCATTTGGAAACGATCCAGATATGTCTTATCGAGTGGTTGAAATTTGTAGAAAAAATACTACTAAGCCTTTAGTCACTAAACTATCTCCAAATCAGACTAATATCGCACTGAGTGCTCAACGATGTATCGATGCAGGAACAGATGGCTTGGCCGTTATTAACACTCTGATGGGTATGTCCATTGATACAAAAACACGACGCCCTGTTATTGGCAACAATCAGGGTGGCTTGTCTGGGCCGGCCATTAAGCCTGTCGCTCTTTTAAAGGTTCATCAAGTGTATCAGGTGAGCAAGAAATACAATATTCCTATTATTGGCCAAGGCGGAATTATGACTGCCAACGACGCTATTGAGTTTATCATTGCAGGCGCCTCTACAGTTGGTATCGGTACTGCCTTATTTTATGATCCATTGGCCTGTCCCAAGATCAATGACGGTATTAGTCAATATTTAATTGATCACCAGCTAAATAGTATTGATGAATTAATCGGTACGCTTGAACTTAACTCTGCTGTTTCTCAGTGCGATATCGACAGTAAATAA
- the bioD gene encoding dethiobiotin synthase — protein sequence MKGLFISGSGTDVGKTFIAQHLVNLLTQSKVVAVRKPVESDCQFVNGNLITKDALKLLKASNIDDDIDTVCPYKFSQCSSAESASKASNVELSLDQLIDACASKSFVVVEGAGGLLSPIAKNTLNIDLAESLALPLIIVVKDELGAINQALLTIKVAKQYQLDIACVILNQFESNALENANAISHYGGCNVAIYNSLSITEFDEQLNKILGLS from the coding sequence ATGAAAGGCTTGTTTATTAGTGGTAGTGGAACAGATGTCGGTAAAACTTTTATCGCGCAACATCTTGTCAATCTATTAACCCAATCAAAAGTAGTTGCTGTGAGAAAGCCGGTTGAGAGTGATTGTCAGTTTGTTAATGGAAACCTAATAACCAAGGATGCGCTTAAGTTGCTAAAGGCAAGTAATATTGACGATGATATTGACACAGTATGCCCATATAAGTTTAGCCAATGTAGTAGCGCAGAAAGTGCAAGTAAGGCGAGTAATGTTGAATTATCACTTGATCAACTTATAGATGCATGTGCAAGTAAATCCTTTGTTGTTGTCGAAGGGGCGGGTGGATTATTATCCCCTATTGCAAAAAACACTCTAAATATAGACTTGGCTGAATCACTAGCATTGCCGCTGATTATAGTGGTTAAGGATGAATTGGGCGCAATCAACCAGGCGCTATTAACAATTAAAGTTGCGAAGCAATATCAGCTTGATATTGCCTGTGTTATATTAAACCAGTTTGAGTCCAACGCGCTTGAAAATGCAAATGCCATTAGTCATTACGGGGGCTGTAATGTAGCGATCTACAATAGTTTGTCAATAACTGAATTTGACGAGCAACTAAACAAAATACTAGGCTTAAGCTAG
- a CDS encoding ClpXP protease specificity-enhancing factor SspB, whose amino-acid sequence MASVTPYLVRAYHQWMEDSRLTPHILVDCGHSSVIVPKQFIQQDRIVLNIADSATESLVLSDEHISFKARFSGQSVDVFIPIDSILSIYAGENGEGMLFEIKERPLEVEKKPGLTLLD is encoded by the coding sequence ATGGCTTCAGTTACGCCTTACTTAGTTAGAGCCTACCACCAATGGATGGAAGACTCTCGACTAACGCCTCATATTTTAGTTGATTGTGGCCACTCTTCAGTCATAGTACCTAAGCAGTTTATTCAACAAGATAGGATTGTTCTTAACATTGCAGACTCTGCAACTGAATCGCTAGTATTGAGTGATGAGCATATCAGCTTTAAAGCGCGATTCTCCGGCCAATCAGTTGATGTATTTATACCAATTGACTCAATACTCAGTATTTATGCTGGTGAAAACGGTGAAGGAATGCTGTTTGAAATCAAAGAGCGCCCTCTAGAGGTCGAAAAAAAACCCGGCCTAACTCTACTCGACTAA
- a CDS encoding glutathione S-transferase N-terminal domain-containing protein produces MLTKPNPSSTTLYSSPREIESHVVRFIMAEKNIERDVFNLEVDEMPEEILELNPCQSLPTLFDRGIVLYDLSVIMEYLDERFPFPPLLPVDPIEKSEKRLMIFRFTRSQGCWFELVDTIETGSKKQADEARKILKSNLIELVPLFAYKPFFKSDEMTIVDACLAALLWRLKKLDIDLGAPGKAVNDYAKRLFSRNSFNECMTDCEKEYN; encoded by the coding sequence ATGTTAACAAAACCTAATCCATCTTCAACAACTTTGTACTCTTCGCCTCGTGAAATTGAATCACATGTAGTGCGCTTCATCATGGCTGAAAAGAACATTGAGAGAGATGTATTCAATCTTGAAGTTGATGAGATGCCCGAAGAAATTCTAGAACTAAATCCTTGCCAATCTCTTCCTACTTTATTTGATCGCGGCATTGTTCTGTATGACCTATCTGTCATCATGGAATACCTAGATGAAAGATTTCCATTTCCGCCATTGCTGCCAGTAGATCCAATTGAAAAATCTGAAAAAAGACTAATGATTTTTAGGTTTACTCGCTCTCAAGGCTGTTGGTTTGAATTGGTTGATACCATTGAAACTGGAAGTAAAAAACAAGCCGATGAGGCTCGAAAAATCTTAAAGAGCAACCTAATTGAATTGGTGCCGTTGTTTGCTTATAAGCCCTTCTTTAAAAGTGATGAAATGACAATCGTTGATGCATGTTTAGCAGCACTTTTGTGGCGCTTAAAGAAGCTAGATATTGATTTAGGTGCACCTGGAAAAGCTGTCAACGACTACGCTAAAAGACTCTTCAGTAGAAATTCTTTCAACGAGTGTATGACGGACTGCGAAAAAGAATACAACTAG
- a CDS encoding cytochrome c1: protein MKTLLKTISIVSVLIISFNANSAGVGVNLDNANTDITDEASLQRGVKSFMNNCSGCHSIELMRYNRIAKDLNIDEADMAKNLMFNAEKTGSKIFSSMPVDGANKWFGTTPPDLSLTARAKGTDWIYTYLRSFYADDTRPYGVNNHVLENASMPDALWQSKQDKSELEFNREVRDITNFLDYVSEPVKLIRYEIGIKVLGFLFILFILSYLMKKEYWKDVKYGKWRAKD from the coding sequence ATGAAGACACTACTTAAAACAATATCTATAGTTTCAGTATTGATAATCTCTTTCAATGCTAACTCAGCCGGTGTGGGTGTTAATTTGGATAACGCTAATACTGATATTACGGATGAAGCCTCATTACAACGAGGCGTCAAGTCTTTCATGAATAACTGTTCAGGCTGTCATTCTATTGAGCTAATGCGCTACAATCGTATTGCTAAGGATTTAAATATTGATGAAGCCGATATGGCTAAAAATCTAATGTTTAATGCTGAAAAAACAGGTAGCAAAATATTTTCATCAATGCCTGTTGATGGAGCAAATAAATGGTTTGGCACAACCCCGCCTGACTTATCATTAACTGCTCGAGCAAAGGGCACAGACTGGATATATACTTATCTTAGAAGTTTTTATGCAGACGATACACGTCCTTATGGTGTGAATAACCATGTACTAGAAAACGCCTCTATGCCTGATGCCTTATGGCAATCTAAGCAAGATAAATCAGAGTTGGAGTTCAATCGAGAAGTAAGAGATATCACTAACTTCTTGGACTATGTATCAGAGCCTGTGAAGCTAATTAGATATGAGATCGGTATTAAAGTTCTAGGATTTTTATTCATCCTATTTATCCTTTCTTACTTAATGAAAAAAGAATACTGGAAGGACGTCAAGTACGGTAAATGGCGTGCAAAAGACTAA
- a CDS encoding cytochrome b N-terminal domain-containing protein: protein MDNNKNWIDQRFPLTKVWNEHLAEYYTPRNFNFWYFFGSLAVLVLVIQLFTGIFLTMHYKPDAVNAFASVEYIMRDVDWGWLIRYIHSTGASAFFVVIYLHMYRALLYGSYKAPRELIWILGMVLYIALMAEAFMGYVLPWGQMSYWGAKVIINLFGSFPIVGDIILEFILGDYAVGDATLNRFFSLHVIAIPLILVVLVFLHIVALHTVGSNNPDGVEIKQNKDENGIPKDGIPFHPYYSVKDIVGVVVFLMIFSSIVFFAPALGGYFLEGPNFIEANPLKTPDHIAPLWYLTPFYSVLRAVPPMFGSQLPGVLAMFAALLILIALPWLDRSKVKSIRYRSWPYKVALGIFVVTFVVLGWLGMQAVTPLYSLMAQIFTTLYFAFFILMPWFTSIGKTKPVPERTTEQ from the coding sequence ATGGATAACAACAAAAACTGGATAGATCAAAGATTCCCGCTAACTAAAGTCTGGAATGAGCATCTAGCAGAATATTACACGCCTAGAAACTTTAATTTCTGGTATTTTTTTGGATCTTTAGCTGTGCTGGTATTGGTTATTCAGCTATTTACTGGTATATTTTTAACCATGCATTATAAACCTGATGCAGTTAATGCCTTTGCATCCGTTGAGTATATTATGCGAGACGTTGATTGGGGCTGGTTGATCCGTTATATTCACTCAACAGGTGCATCTGCATTCTTTGTGGTAATTTATCTGCATATGTACCGAGCGTTGCTTTATGGCTCATATAAAGCGCCTCGGGAATTAATTTGGATACTTGGTATGGTTCTTTACATAGCCTTGATGGCTGAAGCCTTTATGGGCTATGTTCTGCCGTGGGGTCAAATGTCTTACTGGGGTGCAAAGGTTATTATCAATCTTTTTGGCTCATTCCCAATTGTGGGTGACATAATCTTGGAGTTTATTCTAGGTGATTATGCAGTAGGGGACGCTACATTAAATCGATTCTTCTCATTGCACGTTATCGCCATTCCATTAATCTTAGTAGTGTTGGTATTTTTGCATATCGTTGCATTGCATACGGTTGGCTCGAATAATCCAGACGGTGTTGAAATCAAGCAAAATAAAGATGAAAATGGTATTCCAAAAGATGGCATTCCATTTCACCCATATTACAGTGTCAAAGACATTGTGGGCGTGGTGGTTTTCTTAATGATTTTCTCCTCAATTGTATTTTTTGCTCCTGCGTTAGGAGGTTATTTTCTGGAGGGTCCAAACTTTATTGAAGCAAACCCTCTTAAGACGCCTGATCACATTGCGCCACTATGGTACTTAACACCTTTTTATTCGGTTCTAAGGGCTGTGCCGCCAATGTTTGGATCGCAATTACCTGGTGTATTAGCCATGTTTGCTGCTTTACTAATTCTTATCGCATTGCCGTGGTTAGATCGCTCTAAAGTTAAATCAATTAGATACCGTTCATGGCCTTATAAGGTTGCTTTAGGAATTTTCGTGGTCACTTTTGTTGTGTTAGGCTGGCTTGGTATGCAAGCAGTGACGCCTTTATACAGTTTAATGGCTCAAATTTTCACCACACTTTATTTTGCGTTCTTTATTCTAATGCCTTGGTTTACCTCTATTGGTAAAACCAAACCGGTGCCTGAAAGAACCACGGAGCAATAA
- the petA gene encoding ubiquinol-cytochrome c reductase iron-sulfur subunit, whose amino-acid sequence MSEQEIDLKKRRFLTNATSVVGAVGVGFVMVPFLSSWMPSARAKAAGAPVDVDISKLEDGQLVRVLWRKKPVWVFKRDKDTVAKLDTLNNFLVDPNNEEPQQPDYAKNKWRSINPEVAVIIGICTHLGCSPTYRPEVGAADLGGDDWQGGFYCPCHGSKFDLAGRVYKNTPAPINLAIPPYHFVSDTLIRLGVDPKV is encoded by the coding sequence ATGTCAGAACAAGAAATAGATTTAAAGAAAAGGCGTTTTTTGACCAACGCCACTAGTGTAGTTGGTGCTGTTGGTGTTGGCTTTGTAATGGTGCCGTTTCTGTCTTCTTGGATGCCCTCGGCACGTGCAAAAGCAGCTGGAGCTCCTGTAGATGTAGATATCTCAAAACTAGAGGATGGTCAGCTGGTTCGCGTTCTTTGGCGCAAAAAACCTGTCTGGGTTTTTAAGCGTGACAAAGATACAGTTGCCAAATTAGATACATTGAATAATTTTCTAGTAGATCCAAACAATGAAGAACCTCAACAGCCTGATTATGCTAAAAATAAATGGCGCTCTATCAATCCGGAAGTTGCCGTCATAATTGGTATTTGCACTCATTTAGGCTGCTCTCCTACCTATCGTCCTGAAGTAGGTGCAGCAGACTTAGGTGGTGACGACTGGCAAGGTGGGTTTTATTGTCCTTGTCACGGGTCTAAATTTGACCTAGCAGGTCGCGTTTATAAGAACACACCAGCACCGATCAACCTGGCTATCCCGCCTTATCACTTTGTATCAGACACGCTTATCCGCTTAGGTGTTGATCCGAAAGTCTAA